In Lactococcus garvieae subsp. garvieae, the following proteins share a genomic window:
- a CDS encoding helix-hairpin-helix domain-containing protein, which produces MKKITEYINENLKIIVGVVLALTILGVFYWNKKVLDSPKQEESRSEWAEVSKNKEASGKKKAEKDEDEDENEIIVDVKGAVKKPGIYKLSSKNRVSDAVASAGGFTEEAERKGINLAKKLQDEAEVYVPVRGEAETNHLLETKDNTSKTVEKTKININTADLTELQQLSGVGAKKAQDILDYRSENGSFQSVEELTKVSGFGPKTLEKLKEAITVD; this is translated from the coding sequence ATGAAAAAAATAACAGAATATATAAATGAAAATTTGAAAATCATTGTTGGAGTTGTTTTGGCATTGACTATTTTAGGTGTCTTTTATTGGAATAAAAAAGTCCTGGATAGCCCAAAGCAAGAAGAAAGTCGCTCCGAGTGGGCGGAGGTGAGCAAAAACAAGGAAGCTTCAGGAAAGAAAAAAGCCGAAAAAGATGAAGACGAAGATGAGAATGAAATCATCGTTGATGTCAAAGGCGCTGTCAAAAAGCCAGGCATCTACAAGCTATCCTCCAAAAACCGTGTATCTGATGCAGTAGCAAGTGCTGGTGGTTTTACGGAAGAAGCAGAGAGGAAGGGAATAAATCTGGCAAAAAAGTTACAAGACGAAGCTGAAGTTTATGTTCCAGTGCGAGGGGAAGCAGAGACAAATCACTTGTTAGAAACCAAAGACAATACCAGCAAAACAGTAGAAAAAACCAAAATTAATATTAATACAGCTGATTTAACTGAATTGCAGCAGCTGAGTGGTGTGGGAGCAAAAAAAGCCCAAGATATTCTGGATTACCGTTCTGAAAATGGTTCTTTTCAGTCCGTGGAAGAGTTGACCAAGGTGAGTGGATTTGGCCCTAAAACATTAGAAAAATTAAAAGAAGCAATCACTGTAGATTAA
- a CDS encoding ComEC/Rec2 family competence protein — protein MEIPEEQRNFSGFDYRKYLRTQGVYRLLKIEKIHGFEEKQDFDLRLVRRKAILWAQKHFPSPMSSYMTGLLFGWLDKDFEEMGELYTSLGIIHLFALSGMQVNFFIELLRNILLRLGLSQKLVFFIQIPFSIFYAFLTGLSLSILRALLQKNIPLKNSSDRFSVTFLLLMVFSPYFLLTTGGQLTMLYSFLITFFSGKFKELKGLKKSLLDSTVLAVGVLPLLIFYFCQVYFLSFFFLYLVLLSHYLILFLLF, from the coding sequence TTGGAGATTCCAGAAGAGCAAAGAAATTTTTCAGGTTTTGATTACAGGAAGTATTTAAGGACTCAAGGGGTCTATCGTCTTCTTAAAATAGAAAAAATTCATGGATTTGAAGAAAAACAGGACTTTGATTTACGGCTGGTACGCCGAAAAGCCATTCTTTGGGCTCAGAAACATTTCCCTTCTCCTATGTCGTCCTATATGACAGGGCTTCTTTTTGGGTGGTTGGATAAAGACTTTGAAGAAATGGGGGAGCTTTACACCAGTCTTGGCATTATCCATTTATTTGCGCTGTCAGGTATGCAGGTGAATTTTTTTATTGAACTTCTCCGAAATATTTTACTGCGGCTTGGCTTATCACAGAAGTTAGTCTTTTTTATCCAAATTCCCTTTTCGATATTTTATGCATTTCTTACAGGCTTATCTCTTTCAATCTTACGCGCGCTTCTTCAAAAAAATATCCCCCTTAAAAATTCAAGCGATAGATTTTCTGTCACTTTTCTTCTTTTAATGGTGTTCAGTCCTTATTTCCTGCTGACAACAGGCGGACAACTCACGATGCTTTATTCTTTCTTAATCACATTTTTTTCAGGAAAGTTCAAAGAACTAAAAGGATTAAAAAAATCGTTACTTGATTCTACCGTCCTAGCTGTTGGGGTTCTTCCGCTTTTGATTTTTTACTTCTGCCAGGTTTACTTTTTATCTTTCTTCTTTCTTTATTTGGTACTGCTCTCACATTATTTAATCCTTTTTTTATTGTTTTAG
- a CDS encoding ComEC/Rec2 family competence protein: MFLLSLFGTALTLFNPFFIVLESIVRWVGDLFDQPIVFGKPNLIFLLLLFMLSGLALDFYKKRNWNLSIIIVLFLLFFFVKNPKHPSITMVDVGQGDSILLQDSWNSQNILIDTGGRLKIRADEQWKEGIYKSNAENTLLPYLRARGVSKIDVLIVTHPDEDHIGDLESVAQKVPIKNVYVSASALEKKSFAKKLSRLNSQIHIVQEGDKLPIFNSYLWFLTTGVEGKSDNDNSLVTFGEFYGKKFLFTGDLEEEGEVRLQEEYPHLEVDVLKVGHHGSKTSSKEAFLEAINPKLALISAGKNNRYKHPNQETLQQFAARGIKIYRTDQQGAIRLLYKKGSWHIQTVK, encoded by the coding sequence ATCTTTCTTCTTTCTTTATTTGGTACTGCTCTCACATTATTTAATCCTTTTTTTATTGTTTTAGAATCAATAGTAAGATGGGTGGGCGATTTATTTGACCAGCCGATTGTCTTTGGCAAACCCAACCTTATTTTTTTACTTTTACTTTTTATGCTGAGTGGACTTGCCCTTGATTTTTATAAAAAAAGAAACTGGAACTTGAGCATAATAATTGTTCTTTTCTTGCTTTTTTTCTTTGTTAAGAATCCTAAACACCCAAGCATTACAATGGTAGATGTGGGACAAGGGGACAGTATTCTTTTACAAGACAGTTGGAACAGCCAAAACATCCTCATCGATACGGGCGGGAGATTAAAAATAAGAGCTGATGAGCAGTGGAAGGAGGGAATCTATAAGAGCAATGCCGAAAATACACTTCTGCCTTATCTGAGAGCGCGTGGCGTGAGTAAGATAGATGTTCTGATTGTGACACATCCAGATGAGGATCATATTGGAGACCTGGAGAGTGTAGCTCAGAAAGTACCAATAAAAAATGTTTATGTGTCAGCTTCTGCATTGGAGAAGAAAAGCTTTGCTAAAAAACTCAGCCGTTTAAACAGTCAGATTCACATTGTGCAGGAGGGGGACAAGCTCCCGATCTTTAACAGTTATCTCTGGTTTTTAACGACAGGCGTTGAAGGGAAAAGCGACAATGATAATTCTTTAGTGACATTTGGTGAATTTTATGGGAAGAAATTTCTTTTTACAGGCGACTTAGAAGAAGAGGGAGAGGTGCGGCTCCAGGAAGAATATCCCCATTTAGAGGTGGATGTCCTAAAAGTTGGACATCATGGCAGTAAAACTTCTTCAAAGGAAGCTTTTTTAGAAGCAATCAACCCTAAGCTCGCTCTTATTTCGGCTGGAAAGAATAATCGATATAAACATCCCAATCAAGAAACGCTCCAACAATTCGCTGCACGAGGTATAAAAATTTATCGTACAGACCAGCAAGGGGCAATCCGTCTCCTTTATAAAAAAGGCAGTTGGCACATTCAAACAGTAAAGTAG
- a CDS encoding alpha/beta hydrolase: MAIINIEYYSEVLGMNRKFNVIYPEASKTGVKDGNDIPVLYLLHGMSGNEDSWLIRTGIDRLIRHSQLAIVMPSTDLGFYTNTNYGMRYFDAIAKELPQVVQNFFPNLSNKREKNFIAGLSMGGYGAFKLALATENFSYAASLSGALDMTDLKEQSAENQAYWTGIFGDLDHFNESENSILYLAEHHTGEKPKLYSWCGEQDYLISGNNRAAQLLEEKGFDLRYEKAPGTHEWYYWTKQIETVLKWLPIDYKEEERLS, translated from the coding sequence ATGGCTATTATAAATATTGAATATTACTCCGAAGTACTGGGGATGAATCGTAAGTTTAATGTGATTTATCCAGAAGCCAGTAAGACAGGTGTAAAAGATGGAAATGACATTCCAGTGCTTTATTTGTTGCATGGGATGTCTGGAAATGAAGATTCATGGCTTATAAGAACGGGGATTGATCGTTTGATTCGTCATTCTCAACTTGCCATTGTCATGCCTTCAACTGATTTGGGCTTCTATACGAATACCAATTATGGGATGAGATATTTTGATGCGATTGCAAAGGAATTGCCACAGGTGGTTCAGAATTTCTTTCCTAACTTGAGCAACAAGAGGGAAAAGAATTTTATCGCAGGTTTATCTATGGGAGGTTATGGCGCATTCAAGCTGGCTTTGGCAACTGAAAACTTCAGTTATGCAGCAAGTTTATCAGGAGCCTTGGATATGACGGACCTCAAAGAACAAAGCGCTGAGAACCAAGCCTATTGGACCGGAATTTTTGGCGATCTTGATCACTTTAACGAGAGTGAAAACAGTATTCTCTACCTTGCAGAACATCATACAGGTGAAAAGCCAAAGCTTTACAGTTGGTGTGGAGAACAAGATTACCTTATCTCTGGAAATAACCGGGCAGCTCAACTTCTGGAGGAAAAAGGCTTTGACCTTCGTTATGAAAAGGCGCCGGGGACACATGAATGGTACTATTGGACCAAACAAATCGAGACCGTTTTAAAATGGCTTCCTATTGATTATAAGGAAGAAGAACGACTAAGCTAA
- a CDS encoding F0F1 ATP synthase subunit C — protein sequence MTTISIEALKAVAIGISALGAAIGDGLIVSAFINAVARQPEMEGKLRGSMFLGVAFAEGTFFIALAMAFLF from the coding sequence ATGACAACAATCTCAATTGAAGCTCTTAAAGCAGTAGCTATTGGTATTAGTGCACTTGGTGCCGCTATCGGTGATGGACTTATTGTTTCAGCATTTATTAATGCTGTTGCACGCCAACCAGAAATGGAAGGCAAACTCCGCGGAAGTATGTTCCTTGGTGTTGCCTTTGCCGAAGGTACCTTCTTCATCGCCTTAGCTATGGCTTTCTTGTTCTAA
- the atpB gene encoding F0F1 ATP synthase subunit A gives MESTWTFNVGPVTFDGVILYMTALTVLIVFGLIYWASRNMQLKPTGKQNVLEWVVDFINGIGRENLGAKESPKYALMSFTLFSFLLISNIIGLVTKITAPGDISLWRSPTANSTVDLTLAVLVIVLANTLGVKQFGFKGYIKNAFWKEPKAMLPMTIMEEFTNALSMGLRLYGNIFAGEVLLGIIAGMIDSGWFILPVTWILAMAWIAFSIFISSLQAYVFVLLTNLYISHKILAEH, from the coding sequence ATGGAATCAACATGGACTTTTAATGTTGGACCAGTTACTTTTGACGGTGTCATTCTATATATGACAGCTTTGACCGTTTTAATTGTTTTTGGTTTGATTTATTGGGCAAGTCGCAATATGCAACTTAAGCCTACAGGTAAGCAAAACGTCCTTGAGTGGGTAGTTGACTTTATTAACGGCATCGGACGTGAAAATCTAGGTGCTAAAGAGTCACCAAAGTATGCCCTCATGAGTTTTACACTCTTTTCTTTCCTTTTGATTTCGAATATTATTGGGCTAGTTACTAAAATCACTGCACCGGGTGACATCAGCTTATGGCGTTCTCCAACAGCAAACTCAACCGTTGACTTGACTTTAGCAGTCTTGGTCATTGTACTCGCCAATACCCTTGGTGTGAAACAGTTTGGTTTTAAAGGCTATATTAAAAATGCCTTTTGGAAAGAACCTAAAGCAATGCTTCCGATGACTATCATGGAAGAATTTACAAATGCCCTTTCTATGGGACTTCGTCTTTACGGTAATATCTTTGCCGGTGAAGTTCTCCTAGGCATTATTGCTGGAATGATTGATTCTGGTTGGTTTATTCTTCCTGTGACATGGATTTTAGCAATGGCTTGGATAGCATTCTCAATCTTTATTTCATCTCTTCAGGCTTATGTTTTTGTTCTTTTGACAAATCTTTACATTAGCCACAAAATTTTAGCAGAACACTAG
- the atpF gene encoding F0F1 ATP synthase subunit B gives MLTTLLETAPNTVLGNIIVVSGAFIILLILVRKFAWGAITGIFEERANKINNDITTAELSKKEAETLLAQRENELAGSKEEAANIIQTANDTAKQNRANILATANEEAANVKKRAQEDIEQERKEALSSVKGDVADISVQIAEKLIGQSLDSQAQSELIDSYIAKLGE, from the coding sequence ATGCTTACTACATTATTAGAAACTGCTCCGAATACAGTTCTTGGTAATATTATCGTTGTCAGCGGTGCATTCATCATCTTGCTGATCTTGGTTCGTAAATTTGCGTGGGGTGCCATTACAGGTATCTTTGAAGAACGTGCAAATAAAATCAATAACGATATTACAACTGCGGAACTGTCAAAAAAAGAAGCAGAAACATTATTAGCGCAACGTGAAAATGAACTTGCAGGTTCTAAAGAAGAAGCTGCAAACATTATCCAAACTGCCAATGATACAGCTAAACAAAATCGTGCAAATATCTTGGCAACAGCCAATGAAGAAGCTGCGAATGTGAAAAAACGTGCCCAAGAAGATATTGAACAAGAACGCAAAGAAGCGCTCAGTTCAGTTAAAGGGGATGTTGCTGATATTTCAGTACAAATTGCTGAAAAACTCATCGGTCAATCTTTGGATTCACAAGCACAATCAGAACTTATTGACAGCTATATTGCTAAGCTTGGCGAATAG
- a CDS encoding F0F1 ATP synthase subunit delta, whose protein sequence is MTTVNSQKYSKALLEVAEEKSQLEVILSEVNELTQLFKEDDLASFFGTEVYSTAAKSEVIDSIKENSSPLMKNFLDTVRANGRLADLAEILAEIKNTADDMFRIADVEVISSVKLTETQIEKFVALAKSKFDLNEVTIVNTVDEKIVGGFIVNSRGKIIDASVKSQLAKIAKEIL, encoded by the coding sequence ATGACAACAGTCAATTCTCAAAAATACAGTAAAGCCTTGCTTGAAGTTGCAGAAGAAAAGTCTCAGTTGGAAGTTATTCTTTCTGAGGTTAACGAACTGACACAACTTTTTAAAGAAGATGATCTTGCTTCTTTCTTCGGAACAGAAGTATATTCTACAGCAGCAAAATCAGAAGTTATCGACAGTATCAAAGAAAATTCATCACCCTTGATGAAAAATTTCCTTGATACTGTTCGTGCAAACGGACGATTAGCTGATTTAGCAGAAATTCTTGCTGAAATTAAAAATACAGCAGATGATATGTTTAGAATTGCTGATGTAGAGGTCATTTCAAGCGTGAAATTAACCGAAACACAAATCGAAAAATTTGTTGCTCTCGCTAAATCGAAATTTGATTTGAACGAAGTAACAATCGTGAACACAGTAGATGAAAAGATTGTCGGTGGATTTATTGTAAATTCACGTGGAAAAATCATTGATGCTTCTGTCAAATCACAATTGGCAAAAATTGCCAAAGAGATTCTCTAA
- the atpA gene encoding F0F1 ATP synthase subunit alpha — protein MAIKANEISSLIKQQIENFTPDFEVAETGVVTYVGDGIARAYGLENAMSGELVEFDNGVYGMAQNLDSTDVGIIVLGDFLSIREGDTVKRTGKIMEIQVGEELIGRVVNALGQPVDGLGDINTGKTRPVEAPASGVMQRKSVSEPLQTGLKAIDALVPIGRGQRELIIGDRQTGKTSVAIDAILNQKGKDIICIYVAIGQKESTVRTQVEALRKLGAMDYTIVVTASASQPSPLLYIAPYAGAAMGEEFMYNGKHVLVVYDDLSKQAVAYRELSLLLRRPPGREAYPGDVFYLHSRLLERAAQLSDDLGGGSMTALPFIETQAGDISAYIATNVISITDGQIFLENDLFYSGIRPAIDAGSSVSRVGGAAQIKAMKKVAGTLRLDLASFRELEAFTQFGSDLDEATQAKLNRGRRTVEVLKQPLHKPLAVEKQVLILYALTHGHLDDVPVEDILDFEEKMFDFFDVNYAELLQVITDTKDLPDEAKLDDAIKAFKKTTNYVK, from the coding sequence TTGGCAATCAAAGCGAATGAAATCAGCTCACTGATTAAACAACAAATTGAAAATTTTACACCAGATTTTGAAGTTGCTGAAACTGGTGTCGTCACTTATGTTGGTGACGGTATCGCCCGTGCTTACGGCCTTGAAAATGCGATGAGCGGTGAGCTTGTCGAGTTTGATAACGGCGTATATGGTATGGCGCAAAACTTAGACAGTACAGACGTTGGTATTATCGTACTTGGTGATTTCCTTAGCATCCGCGAAGGAGATACAGTAAAACGTACAGGTAAAATCATGGAAATTCAAGTCGGTGAAGAACTCATCGGCCGTGTTGTAAATGCACTCGGACAACCCGTTGATGGCTTAGGCGACATCAATACAGGTAAAACACGTCCTGTAGAGGCTCCAGCTTCAGGTGTTATGCAACGTAAATCAGTTTCAGAACCACTTCAAACTGGACTTAAAGCCATTGATGCACTTGTACCAATCGGTCGTGGTCAACGTGAGTTGATCATCGGTGACCGTCAAACAGGTAAAACATCTGTAGCTATCGATGCAATTCTTAACCAAAAAGGTAAAGACATCATCTGTATCTACGTTGCAATTGGTCAAAAAGAATCAACAGTTCGTACACAAGTTGAAGCACTCCGTAAACTTGGAGCGATGGATTATACAATCGTTGTAACAGCTTCAGCATCACAACCTTCACCATTACTTTATATCGCACCATATGCTGGTGCAGCTATGGGTGAAGAATTCATGTACAACGGCAAACACGTTCTTGTTGTTTATGATGATTTATCTAAACAAGCCGTGGCTTACCGTGAACTTTCACTCTTGCTCCGTCGTCCACCAGGTCGTGAAGCTTACCCAGGGGATGTATTCTACCTCCACTCACGTCTTTTGGAACGTGCTGCACAATTGAGTGATGACTTAGGTGGTGGTTCAATGACAGCTTTGCCTTTCATTGAAACACAAGCCGGAGATATCTCTGCTTATATCGCCACAAACGTTATCTCAATCACAGATGGACAAATCTTCCTCGAAAACGACCTTTTCTATTCAGGTATTCGTCCAGCCATCGATGCCGGATCTTCTGTATCACGTGTTGGTGGTGCCGCTCAAATCAAGGCAATGAAAAAAGTTGCGGGTACACTCCGTTTGGACTTGGCATCATTCCGTGAACTTGAAGCATTTACACAGTTTGGTTCTGATCTTGATGAAGCAACACAAGCTAAATTGAACCGTGGTCGTCGTACAGTTGAGGTTTTGAAACAGCCGTTACATAAACCATTGGCTGTTGAAAAACAAGTTCTTATTCTTTATGCATTGACACATGGCCATCTTGATGATGTTCCCGTAGAAGACATTCTAGATTTTGAAGAAAAAATGTTTGATTTCTTCGATGTTAATTATGCTGAACTTTTACAAGTCATCACAGATACTAAAGATTTGCCAGATGAAGCAAAACTTGACGATGCAATCAAAGCCTTCAAGAAAACTACAAATTACGTTAAATAA
- a CDS encoding F0F1 ATP synthase subunit gamma — protein sequence MGASLSEIKSKIASTEKTSHITGAMQMVSAAKLQKSEKIAKTYQVYADKVRQVTTDLVAADRGPSKNPMMTKRPVKKTGYLVITSDRGLVGGYNSNILKSVMNKLREKHQGPEEYCILALGGTGADFFRSRNVELSYELRGLTDQPSFEEVREIVRQAVSRYQNEEFDQLYVCYNHHINSLTSEARMQKMLPITFDESEDSEEEAPVSLVSFELEPSREAILDQLLPQYAESMIYGAIVDAKTAEHAAGMSAMRTATDNAKTVINDLTIQYNRARQAAITQEITEIVAGASAL from the coding sequence ATGGGCGCTTCACTTAGCGAAATTAAATCAAAAATTGCTTCAACAGAAAAAACAAGTCACATCACTGGTGCTATGCAAATGGTATCCGCAGCGAAATTGCAAAAATCAGAAAAGATTGCGAAAACTTATCAGGTTTATGCAGATAAGGTGCGTCAAGTGACAACCGACTTGGTTGCTGCAGATCGTGGCCCTTCTAAAAATCCGATGATGACGAAACGCCCCGTTAAGAAAACAGGATATTTAGTTATCACTTCGGATCGTGGCCTTGTAGGAGGTTACAACTCCAATATCTTGAAGTCAGTCATGAATAAATTACGTGAAAAACACCAAGGGCCAGAAGAATATTGTATTCTGGCTTTAGGTGGAACAGGAGCTGATTTTTTCCGCTCCCGTAATGTAGAATTATCTTATGAATTACGTGGTTTGACTGACCAACCAAGTTTTGAAGAAGTTCGTGAAATTGTACGTCAGGCTGTATCTCGTTATCAAAATGAAGAGTTTGATCAGCTTTATGTTTGCTACAATCACCATATCAATTCATTGACAAGTGAAGCACGCATGCAAAAAATGCTTCCGATTACATTTGATGAATCAGAGGATTCAGAAGAGGAAGCACCAGTATCATTGGTAAGTTTCGAACTGGAACCAAGCCGCGAAGCTATTTTAGATCAACTTTTACCTCAATATGCTGAAAGCATGATCTATGGTGCGATTGTTGATGCTAAAACAGCTGAACATGCTGCTGGTATGTCTGCAATGCGTACAGCTACAGATAATGCAAAAACAGTGATTAACGATCTGACAATACAATATAACCGCGCGCGTCAAGCAGCAATTACACAAGAAATTACAGAAATTGTTGCAGGAGCCTCAGCGCTTTAA
- the atpD gene encoding F0F1 ATP synthase subunit beta → MSSGKITQVIGPVVDVEFASGATLPEINNALIVYKDVDGVKTKIVLEVALELGDGAVRTIAMESTDGLTRGLEVLDTGKAISVPVGQETLGRVFNVLGDAIDGGEAFAENAERSPIHKKAPSFDELSTANEILVTGIKVIDLLAPYLKGGKIGLFGGAGVGKTVLIQELIHNIAQEHGGISVFTGVGERTREGNDLYWEMKESGVIEKTAMVFGQMNEPPGARMRVALTGLTIAEYFRDVEKQDVLLFIDNIFRFTQAGSEVSALLGRMPSAVGYQPTLATEMGQLQERITSTKQGSVTSIQAIYVPADDYTDPAPATAFAHLDATTNLERRLTQMGIYPAVDPLASSSRALTPEIVGEEHYAVAMEVQRVLQRYKELQDIIAILGMDELSDDEKVLVNRARRIQFFLSQNFNVAETFTGVPGSYVPIEKTVEDFKAILDGKYDSIPEDAFRGVGPIEDVLEKAKKMGY, encoded by the coding sequence TTGAGTTCTGGTAAAATTACTCAGGTCATTGGTCCCGTTGTCGACGTTGAATTTGCGTCAGGCGCGACTCTTCCTGAGATTAATAACGCACTCATCGTTTACAAAGATGTAGACGGCGTTAAAACTAAAATCGTCCTTGAAGTGGCGTTGGAACTTGGTGATGGTGCCGTACGTACCATCGCTATGGAATCAACTGATGGCTTGACACGTGGACTTGAAGTTCTCGATACAGGTAAAGCAATCAGCGTACCTGTTGGTCAAGAAACACTTGGACGTGTCTTCAATGTACTTGGAGATGCTATTGATGGAGGGGAAGCATTTGCTGAAAATGCAGAACGCAGCCCTATCCATAAAAAAGCCCCATCTTTTGATGAACTTTCAACAGCAAATGAAATTCTGGTGACAGGGATTAAAGTTATTGACTTGCTTGCCCCATACCTTAAAGGTGGTAAGATTGGGTTGTTCGGTGGTGCCGGAGTTGGTAAAACCGTCCTTATCCAAGAGTTGATTCACAATATTGCCCAAGAACACGGTGGTATTTCCGTATTTACTGGTGTTGGGGAACGTACACGTGAAGGGAATGACCTTTACTGGGAAATGAAAGAATCAGGCGTTATCGAAAAAACAGCCATGGTCTTCGGTCAAATGAATGAACCACCTGGAGCACGTATGCGTGTTGCTCTTACTGGTTTGACAATTGCTGAATATTTCCGTGATGTAGAAAAACAAGACGTTTTGCTTTTCATTGATAATATCTTCCGTTTCACCCAAGCCGGTTCAGAAGTATCTGCCCTCTTAGGACGTATGCCATCAGCCGTTGGTTACCAACCTACGCTTGCAACTGAAATGGGTCAACTTCAAGAACGTATCACTTCAACAAAACAAGGTTCTGTAACTTCTATCCAAGCGATTTATGTCCCAGCCGATGACTATACTGACCCTGCGCCAGCAACAGCCTTCGCTCACTTGGATGCAACAACAAACTTGGAACGTCGTTTGACACAAATGGGTATCTACCCAGCCGTTGATCCATTGGCTTCTTCATCACGTGCACTTACACCTGAAATTGTTGGTGAAGAACACTATGCAGTAGCTATGGAAGTACAACGTGTGCTCCAACGTTATAAAGAATTGCAAGATATCATTGCCATCCTTGGTATGGATGAATTGTCGGATGATGAAAAAGTATTGGTTAACCGCGCACGCCGCATCCAATTCTTCCTCTCACAAAACTTTAACGTTGCTGAAACATTTACTGGTGTACCAGGATCATATGTACCAATTGAAAAAACTGTTGAAGATTTCAAAGCGATTCTTGACGGTAAATACGATTCAATCCCTGAAGATGCTTTCCGTGGTGTAGGTCCAATCGAAGACGTTCTCGAAAAAGCTAAAAAAATGGGTTATTAA
- a CDS encoding F0F1 ATP synthase subunit epsilon, translating into MSENVMAIQVITPAGVIYDHHATYILAHTIGGDMGILPNMISTIAGLQISELKVRRPDDVKHVDYIAVNGGIIEVKDSMITVIADSAERNRDIDVPRAERAKLRAEKELEEAKAAHKTDEAKRAEVALHRAINRLNVSKHN; encoded by the coding sequence ATGAGTGAAAATGTCATGGCTATTCAAGTCATCACTCCTGCGGGTGTCATTTATGATCACCATGCAACCTACATTCTTGCGCATACGATTGGTGGAGATATGGGGATTTTACCCAACATGATTTCCACAATCGCTGGTTTACAAATCAGTGAACTTAAAGTGCGCCGTCCTGATGATGTGAAGCACGTCGATTATATTGCTGTTAATGGTGGTATTATTGAAGTGAAGGACAGTATGATTACTGTGATTGCAGATTCTGCTGAGCGTAATCGTGATATCGATGTTCCACGTGCGGAACGTGCAAAACTTCGTGCAGAAAAAGAGCTTGAAGAAGCTAAAGCGGCACATAAGACTGATGAAGCTAAACGTGCAGAAGTTGCACTTCATCGTGCGATTAACCGATTGAATGTATCGAAACACAATTAA